The segment CAAAAAGATTGCACATCCTACATAATAGAATCCAAGCATCATACATAATAGCATCCAAAAACCAACAAGAACATAGTACCTACATAAGTTCACAACAAAGCCgagataaatattaaacatatcATCCTACAATAGTTCACTAAGCCTCAGTTCTTGGCTTCTTCTTCCGCCCTTCAATCTCATCAGTGTCAGCTTCAGTGAAAGGAGAGGAAATCCACTGTGATCGTATACGTGTCCTTGGCTGCTCTGGCGTCCTTGTCTCCTCTGGCATTGTGAACTTCTTTGGGTCAGTAGGCTTTCTTGGTCTACCCCTCGCCTTAGGCCTATGCTTAACCCCAATCCGAGCAGGAAGACCCTCATCTTCCTCAGCTCCTACAACAGGAGCTCCCTCATCTACAACAGGAGCTTCCTCATCTACATCAAGCTCATCCGTCTCCTTGTCAGCTCCCTCATCTACAACAGGAGCTCCCTCATCTACAACAGGAGCTTCCTCATCTACATCAAGCTCATCCGTCTCCTTGTCAGCTCCTTTATCCACAGCAGGAGCTCCCTCATCTACAGCAGAAGTTCCCTCAGCCGGTTCTCTATAGCTCTTGCAAAGTGAAAGAAGCcattcttcttgtttctcttCATCACATGTTAGCACCAATCTCTTACTTGGTGATTTCCAATTCCATGATGGTTTCCTCGCGGCTGCCTTAGTCCTACCACGTGGTGGTGTAGGAGTCTCCATAGGTTGCTTCTCAGCCTCCTTCTCTTCAATCTCAGCCTCCTTATTTGTTTCAATCTCTTGTTCTGTTTCAACCCGAGCCTCTTGTTCTTCCTCAGGTTGTTTCTCTTCCTCACAACCTTTATCTTTATTCTCCGTTTCAGCCTGctctgtttctttctcttcatGAGTCAAGCCTTCaccttctttgtcttcttcaggTTCTGCTTCATGCTCAGGttctttctcttcctcagaACCTTTATCTTCTTTCTGAGCCTCTTCAGCTTGAGCTTCAGCTTCAggttctttttctttctcagaACTTTTATCTTCTTTCTGAGCCTCTTCACTCGCTTTCTCAGCTGAGCTTCTGAGcttcagcttcagcttcaggttctttttctttctcagaACTTTTATCTTCCTTCtgagcttcttcttcactcGCTTTCTCAGCTGTTGGTTCCACGAGGTTGCTGTCATAACGCCCATTATTCCAACCATGATCCATGGTTTGGTACTCAAAACCATCATCGTTCTCCTTCTCTTTCTCCTGCTTCTTCATTTCTTTCTCAATGCCATCAAGTCTCTCCTCTAATGTCTTCTGCTTCTTGGCCTTTAGTTTTAAACCATCTTGCGTCCGCTCAATGGCATCAAACCTCTTCTCCATTGCTTTCATCCTCTTAGaccttctttttaaaataacatggCTCTTCTCCACCACACCAAGCCTCTTGTCCATTGTATCTACCTTCACAATCACTTCACTCAAAGAAGCCATCAACCTCTCTTCAAACCCTTTCAGAACGTCCTCCAAACCATGAACAGAGGAGGATGCTTCTTCATTCACTTTCCCTTTTCCTTTGTCTTTTTTCTTAGGAAACTCCCTTGCAGCCACATCCAACTCATAGAGTCCTTGCCAAAAGATAGGCTTCTCCTTAACAGTCAGCCATGTGCTCCACAAATTACTCACTCCTTCTTCATTTTCATAGTCTGGCTCCCCCTCACATATACGTGCCATGAGAGGTTCCTCATCAACAGTTGGAACCAAAACACTATCAATGACCtgaaaaaattatcaaaacaataTCACACACATATTTTAACTCAAAACACTATTTATTCCactcatttaataaaaaaaaatattcaactcATACCGTAGTGTGTCCAAGCGTGTCGTACAAATCCTGGAGTGGATAACCTTTCATGCTGTTACTTTGGAACCGTTTCTTGCACATCCTCGGGCAGGAGCTGAAACAGCCAGCTACACGTTCTCTGAATTGTGCATTCAGAGCTGGAATACACTCAAATGCCAGGATCTGAATGTCAAAAAAAAGGAGTCAGAGCTGattcacaaaacaaaaacaattatataaagaTGTAAAATTTACCTCCAAAGGAACTATGAAcccgggaaagttgacattctTCTTAGGTTCCCCTTTGAGTTTCTTCATCACGTAGTTAATGGACCCGATCGCATCATCGAACGTCAAGCGACCCCATGGAAAGGTTTTGCAAATTTCCACATCATTGACGACTCTTAAAATGAAAGAGTCGAATGGGGCATTGTACCTTGCCTTCGCTCTGATAACCGTGCCTAGGAAGTAGAGCACCGCCATCCTGAGTCGATCCCCACATGCACTCATACTCAGCAACTTCTCTCTCACAGATTCCATTGTTATCTCCTTATGCGAGCCAAAATGCCTATCTACAAAAGCAAAGCTCCCCAACTTCTTATAATTCGGTGGGTAGTCACGACAGTCCAAGCCTGAGATGAGTGCATGCTCTCTCATTGAATACCGGAGGGGCACGCCATTAACCGCAAACCAAGCTGTGTCCTCTCCCTCGTGTAAGGGAATTGTGCGCAGTAACAGCGACCACATACCCAGCAGCCTCAAGTTTGGTTCATTCGGCATGTGGAAAATGTGGCAAAACTGAGGGTGGTTTTTGAACCACTCCAACTCGAGCGACTCATCCTCGGGCGTAAGCTTCTTCAAGAGGTCCACTGTTCCGCTCACAGAGCACTTGCTCTGTATCTTACACGACTTGGTGAATTCCGTGTTCTTGAAGTATAGCTCATCAGGTGGCAATGGTTGACATTCCTGCAAACcacattaaattatatatattagcactttatttattaatctgtCTTAATAAAACCAGTAGTACTAGTAATACACCATACTAATACCAAAGAAATGTTGGAGAATGATGATTAGTGTGAGTCTGAGATGTTGAGAATGCATACCTGAGATGTTGCAGAATGATTTTCGGTTTGAGTCTCATTCCTGCCGGAAAGCTCTTCATCAGCTACTGGAGCAGGGTTGTGTTCTTGAACCTTTTCTCTTGTGgaattgttttgtttcttgttctgTCTTTTCCCCCGCTTACCACGGCTTGTCATTCTCCTATAACAACAAACAACTATGTATCATTATCAAACAGTCAACATTCAATCCATAAGGTCCAATCCATAATTGTATTAACCATTTCCACCATTTTTACTAATAGGATTTCAATTAAGttacacaaaaataaaacaatttttatcaATACCAAATCGATTAAAGAGAAGAATAGTCCACATCAAATCGATTTGAATCATATATTTCAAAGAAACCCACTTCAAAATTTCTTCATTTCTTTAAGCCAAACAACCATACATCATATATTTCAAAGAAACCGACATCAAATCGATTTGAATCTATGAAAAAAGTATGAAAAAATGTTACCTTTACACGCCGAGAATGGTGATGGAAGAGGTTACAAGAGGATGAAAAAAGCTTGACGCCAGAAGAAAAAGGTGATTCTGATGATGGACAAGAGAAAACGTGGTGGTTTTCGGTGGATTGCGTTGGGTTTCAGTGGATTCCGGTCAATTTCGTCGAGATCATCGGGGGCgggttttagggttttcagagattgattttttttcgaTTTGGAGAAGAAACTGTCGATTTGGTCCGTTTGGGAAGGGTTTGATCTGTTTGGGAGAGAGACACTGGGAGAAAGAGAGGGTTTAGGAGAGAGACAACGCGGGTCATGCCCATGGATCCGGGTCGTATGAGTCGGGTCAAATAGAGAGAGGTTGGATCCTGTAAATATCAAATTTCATTAAGAgcagttttgttttttctcacgtttttaataaaataagattaaaaatataatctattttattgaTGGGGCAAAATAGAATAAACAGTATAGTGACTAGGGCAAGAGAGAATAAAGTCCAATCTATTATCCTTCCTCCATAAACATAATCCTTTAGATTCCTACgaacgtctctctctctctattcgTTCTTCGCCGGAGCTCGTAGTGTGGTAAGCCCACGGCGGGAAGAGAGGAGATATGGCTCCCAACGATCCTAAAAACGGCGGCGGTTTCTTCGCTTCTCTTGCTTCCTCCATCTCCAATTTGGGATCCGCCATGACCAAATCAGTTAACGGGTGAGTTTTTTGaagatccttttttttttgttaaacccGGATCCGCCTCACTCAGCTAAGATTCGTAATGCTAATATCAGTTTTTGAGTTTGAATCTGGTTTTGGTGTCTCCTCTGTTCAGACATCTTCGTAAGTTTTGTTGTAATTGAGTTTCGATCCCACTTGTGCAGTGGTGGGTTTGCGTAAAGTTTAGACCTTTTGTGGCTTGATCTCAATGGGTCCTTGTGTTTTGGTTTGATACTCAGTTTGGTTGGCTATGAGGGACTTGAAGTTATTAACCCTGAAGGAAGTACAGAAGATGCAGCGGAGGAAGCAAACAGAGGAAGATGGAAGCAAGAGGTATATACTCTGTTGTTACAGCTCTTGTTGTCACCAAACGGGTTTAATCTATAATGACCTTTGAACACAACTCTCTCAGGATCGAGATGGTTATTGGAAGATGATGCAGAAGTACATAGGATCTGATGTCACATCAATGGTTACCCTTCCCGTGATTATCTTTGAACCTATGACAATGCTCCAGAAAATGGCTGAGGTTTGTGTGCTCAATGATAATacctgagtttttttttctgatggtTTTTCTGATGATATGTGCTCTGTTTCTGTCAGTTGATGGAATACTCGCATCTATTAGACATGGCAGACCAAACTGAGGACCCTTATATGCGCATGGTGTATGCGTGTAAGCACATCTCTTCCTTCCTTTGATTTCTGCTACAATCAGTATCTGTTTCGTTTAGTTTCTCTCTCCTGTGTGGCTGAATTGTAAGAATTGACCCTTTAAATAACAGCATCATGGGCTATCTCTGTGTACTATGCTTTCCAACGTACTTGGAAACCGTTTAATCCAATCCTCGGAGAGACTTATGAGATGGCTAATTACAATGGTGTTAACTTCATATCTGAACAGGTCAGAgccatttctttttttaaaactcAAATAATTGGCGACGACTCAATGTTTAGCTGCTGACTTCTCCCAGATTATTGACACTAATGGTCTTGTTCTCAGGTCAGTCATCACCCGCCAATGAGCGCTGGCCATGCTGAAAATGAGCATTTCACTTATGATTGTACATCAAAACTGAAAACAAAGTTTCTTGGCAATTCCATTGACGTTTACCCAGTAGGAAGGTAGTAGTTTCTACAAACCACAGCATGGGTTTCTGAGTTAACACTCTTCATTTGTTCATGATCATGAACCTTAAATGCGATGGACCTGTGGTGCAGGACACGAGTGACACTTAAAAGAGATGGAGTGGTTCTTGACTTGGTGCCTCCTCTGACCAAAGTTCACAACCTAATCTTTGGACGAACTTGGGTGGATTCTCCTGGGGAAATGATCATGACTAACCTGACCACTGGTGACAAAGTCGTGCTTTACTTCCAACCATGTGGCTGGTTTGGGTAAGTTCCCTTCACTCCAAACCTCatcttcctctttcttttcCGATTATAAGCTTAAAGACACGTGCATGTACTGTGTTAACAGATCTGGTCGATATGAAGTGGACGGATATGTCTATAACGCCTCTGAGGAGCCCAAGATACTCATGACTGGTAAATGGAACGAGTCGATGAGCTATCAGCAGTGTGACGGTGAAGGTGAACCTCTCCCAGGCACCGAACTAAAGGAGGTTGGCCAAATTCTCTCCCCATCATCAACTCAATTCTCTTTCCAATGACTTTCTAAAGCTGTTCTTTTGTTTCATAGGTCTGGAAACTCGCTGATGTTCCAAAAGATGACAAATACCAATACACACACTTTGCTCACAAGATCAACAGCTTCGACACTGCCCCGAAAAAGCTGTTGCCGTCTGATTCACGGTTACGCCCTGACAGATACGCACTAGAGATGGGTGACATGTCCAAATCCGGATATGAGAAGAGCAGGTATGGTAACAAAAACTTGTCCTTCAGGATCTGAAACTGATGTACGCTAATGCTCATCCAATATCTTGTTTATACAGCAtggaagagagacagagagctGAAAAGAGAACCCGCGAAGAGAAAGGCCAAAGCTTTACTCCCAAGTGGTTTGATATAACCGAAGAAGTCACTCCTACACCATGGGGGGATCTCGAAGTTTACCAGTTCAACGGAAAGTACTCAGAACACCGGGAAGCTGCGGATAGCTCTGAAGATAATACGGACGACCCTAAGTCAATCACATTCAACCCATGGCAGTTTCAAGATTTGTCTACCTAATGAATCGCTccaaaagataagaaaaaaaaagatcaaaatcTTTTGGTAACAGATGTTGTAATTCTTATTCTCAGCTTTCTTTACTTTCTCTAGTAGTAGTTTTACAAACTTTTATTgttcttttatatttaaatcaaatctCTCTTTCATTCTCGTTGCCAtagccatcttcttcttcttcttcttggggCATGATCAAACCCTCACCAAACCATCTTGGAGGATCGTATCCAGACCCACCTGTCCAAATAGTTAGGGACTCCTTTTGAttgtaataaaagaaaaaaaaggaagcaaGAAAAGTACCAAAAGGATTGCAGCGGCAGAGACGCCATGTGGTGAGAACAGTGCCTTTGAGAACTCCATATCTTTTGTAAGCTTCCATAGAGTACTCACTGCAAGTTGGAACGTAACGGCAGCTTCTAGGTAACACCGGCGATATCTCCCCTGTTTTTTCACCAGCAAACACCATATTAACAACCCTATGAAACACACTAGTACACAAGAAAACAATTTGCAAAAGGGGagtttatttttggttactcTTGTAGAATCTCAGCATTGCTAAAGCTACTTTGACTCCCACACTCTCCTGCTCTTCCCCATCTAAAACCCAACCAATTAGTCGCAAAGACTCAACGCATAATTAAAGAGAGAAACTTTATAACTGAGATAGGGAAAGAGAGACCTTTAGGAGATTCAGGGTCTGGACTCGAAGGCGTTGATTTCGCGGATAAGCAACGGAGCTGATGCTTGTTCGTATGAGAAAGATGATGAAAGCTCAAGCGAGACGTACTGAATTTCAAGTGAATTTTAGGAGGATTAGGGTTTTCAGAGATTAAGTGGGTTGCATAAGGACGATGAACGGAGACGACGACGACCGCCATCAAATGCAAAACTCATACAAACAAAGCTTTTactttgaaccaaaaaaaaaaaaaacaaagcttcTTAGTTCTTACTAACAAGTAGACAACAGAACACTCTGTCTCAATCTCCCCCTTCCCCTCTCTATATTCTACAATACGACGACGTCAAGTAAAGCCCATGTTACTACATGGGCCTTGAGTAATggtttaaaattgtaaaaaacaCAATTGGATTGGCTTACTAATAGCCCAAAGGCTTTGTAACATGAAAAATTTTAgaaacacaaaaatatttttgtttgtactATTGCACAGTCACATAGTCATAGTGTGTCGGAATCCTACTTGTGGTGTTAGGAATATGACACGTTGCATAATTTGTACGCACGAAATACATCAGAACTAACGGAAGCACATCCACAAAACCAAGACTCATCTTCCTCCTTCgtctaaaaacaaaaacaaaaatggcgAGCTCGCTTCTCACCTCGACGCCACTGTCCTCATCTTTCTTACCTGTTCCTCGGAAGCTGTCGGTTCATCATGGCCATTATCAGAGCCAAAGAACTCTCTGGTTCGGTCGGAATCAATCGTCTCTGTGTGTTCGCGCAGCTAAACTCCCTCAAGGGGTATGTAAATAGTCTCTTAACACATTCTTGACATATAAGAATCTAAAGCTTCCATGTTTTTCTTTCTACCTTTCTCTTTCTTGTGTAAACTTGTTTGTTTTGGGTTGGGAAGGTGATAGTGCCAAAAGTGGAACCCAAGTTTGAACCAGCGTTTCTGGGATTCACATTTACAGCTGAGATATGGAACTCCAGAGCTTGTATGATTGGTCTCATCGGCACCTTCGTTGTTGAGCTTGTGAGTTCAACATAATTATGGAAGTTCTGTAATATATAGACAAAGAGAATAACTTAACATATGctgtctttttttaattttctttcagATTTTGAACAAAGGAATACTTCAAATAATTGGTGTTGATGTTGGAAAAGGGCTCGATCTTCCTCTCTGATTTTGTTATTGTTCAATCTGCTTTTACAAACTTCTTTTTCTGGTTTCTTATGGAATCCAAGAATCTACAAGTTATATAAGTTTCAGCATTGCATATAACACATACTGAGAGAACTGTCTGATTCTTATAAGAGATTATAAAAGCTTTTGATAATCTTACAAAGATGTATTTTCACCTGTTAATTGTCATGTATAATTTTTGAGTTATgtatccacaaaaaaaaaaaaactgatgttCTTTGAATCAAGcagccaaaaaaaaacagagggaataaCTGACCTAACTGGCATCATAATTTCACAAACTGATGTTCTTTGAATCAAGCAGCCTCTGCTAGTGATTAAAGGCAAGTCTTGGTTCTGAGCTGAGGCATCTAAAACACCGGAGAAGGGGACGAGGCAAACCGCTATGAAGTTCACAATCTAATGCCTTTTTTTCCGATGGAACTCGCCTCCAAAAGTTAGGAATACATGATTTGGATCATGGCTAAGGTTTAGTTTCGGAAGAAACAGGGACTGAGTCAAAAGCTGTACGGAAACGCAGACCGGAACCGATATGCCTTGATGTAGGGCAGAGCCAAGAGAGTACGTTCGGACCCAAAATCTGAGGAAGAAACAGTTAAAACTTTCACAAAACGATTAAAACGTTTTGACTGATACTTGACCATCTAAGGAAGATAAAAGAGAAATGTTTACCAAGGTAAGGTTATCATATGGGCCTATGTCATATGGATGCTTATAGACTTGGCCACCTTTCTCTGCTAACCACATAGCTCTTACTCCTTCGTGGTACTGCTCAAAAATTTACGCAAAACATTTATTAACAAGatggaaacaaacaaacaaaaaacaaaatatgaagaGAGAGAGTAAAAGAACAAACCTCGatggttgttttgttttgtaaactGAGGTAAATGTGCCACGCGAGAAGAACACCTAACGCGATGCTCAATGAAATAAGAACAAAAGCTGAAACCACCTGAGAGTTAAACAAAACATTAGAAgggaaaaatgatattttttctgGTAGTTTTAGGaaacatacatatatagttCTTAAATAGCTTCCCATTTCTTCGTCTTCATCTTGAGATTCAACAGTAAGGCTTCCCACAAGCAAAACCTAAGAACATTCATATACTAAGGGACACagagtgatatatatatatatacattgaagTAACAGACGTTTAAGGAAATGTACCAGAGAGTATATGCATGCAGTCACCGCATAGACAACAAATACGAAGAAGACCTTGTAGTTAGTGTGTCCTACGCAGTTGTTGATCCAAATACAATGGTGGTCCTTCAAAATCAAATACGATGATTTACCATAAGGGTTTGGCTGATTTAATTAATGGTTCGGTTTGGCAAAGCTGAGACATATAAGTGTGTTGAGTAAAGAGAATAATACCATTCTAAGCACACATCTTTTGCAAACTCGGCAATGGTGAGCTCTCGGAGGTTTGAAATGTGAACACTTTTGACAATACCTCAAATCTCCTCCCTGCAAATGATCCCTAAGTTAGGAACAAATCTGATAAGCTTGAAAGGTTTCT is part of the Raphanus sativus cultivar WK10039 chromosome 5, ASM80110v3, whole genome shotgun sequence genome and harbors:
- the LOC108862134 gene encoding UPF0161 protein At3g09310 isoform X1; this encodes MAVVVVSVHRPYATHLISENPNPPKIHLKFSTSRLSFHHLSHTNKHQLRCLSAKSTPSSPDPESPKDGEEQESVGVKVALAMLRFYKREISPVLPRSCRYVPTCSEYSMEAYKRYGVLKGTVLTTWRLCRCNPFGGSGYDPPRWFGEGLIMPQEEEEEDGYGNENEREI
- the LOC108862134 gene encoding UPF0161 protein At3g09310 isoform X2; this translates as MAVVVVSVHRPYATHLISENPNPPKIHLKFSTSRLSFHHLSHTNKHQLRCLSAKSTPSSPDPESPKDGEEQESVGVKVALAMLRFYKREISPVLPRSCRYVPTCSEYSMEAYKRYGVLKGTVLTTWRLCRCNPFDGLVRV
- the LOC108862135 gene encoding light-harvesting complex-like protein OHP1, chloroplastic, encoding MASSLLTSTPLSSSFLPVPRKLSVHHGHYQSQRTLWFGRNQSSLCVRAAKLPQGVIVPKVEPKFEPAFLGFTFTAEIWNSRACMIGLIGTFVVELILNKGILQIIGVDVGKGLDLPL
- the LOC108862131 gene encoding oxysterol-binding protein-related protein 3B; translation: MAPNDPKNGGGFFASLASSISNLGSAMTKSVNGLVGYEGLEVINPEGSTEDAAEEANRGRWKQEDRDGYWKMMQKYIGSDVTSMVTLPVIIFEPMTMLQKMAELMEYSHLLDMADQTEDPYMRMVYASSWAISVYYAFQRTWKPFNPILGETYEMANYNGVNFISEQVSHHPPMSAGHAENEHFTYDCTSKLKTKFLGNSIDVYPVGRTRVTLKRDGVVLDLVPPLTKVHNLIFGRTWVDSPGEMIMTNLTTGDKVVLYFQPCGWFGSGRYEVDGYVYNASEEPKILMTGKWNESMSYQQCDGEGEPLPGTELKEVWKLADVPKDDKYQYTHFAHKINSFDTAPKKLLPSDSRLRPDRYALEMGDMSKSGYEKSSMEERQRAEKRTREEKGQSFTPKWFDITEEVTPTPWGDLEVYQFNGKYSEHREAADSSEDNTDDPKSITFNPWQFQDLST
- the LOC108862133 gene encoding probable protein S-acyltransferase 16; its protein translation is MKRRGFGFSLPVAVVMMVIGFIYFSTVFTYIDRWFSLTSSPGIANAAAFTALALMCVYSYSVAVFRDPGRVPSSYMPDVEDQESPVHEIKRKGGDLRYCQKCSHFKPPRAHHCRVCKRCVLRMDHHCIWINNCVGHTNYKVFFVFVVYAVTACIYSLVLLVGSLTVESQDEDEEMGSYLRTIYVVSAFVLISLSIALGVLLAWHIYLSLQNKTTIEYHEGVRAMWLAEKGGQVYKHPYDIGPYDNLTLILGPNVLSWLCPTSRHIGSGLRFRTAFDSVPVSSETKP